Proteins encoded within one genomic window of Bos indicus isolate NIAB-ARS_2022 breed Sahiwal x Tharparkar chromosome 23, NIAB-ARS_B.indTharparkar_mat_pri_1.0, whole genome shotgun sequence:
- the NOTCH4 gene encoding neurogenic locus notch homolog protein 4 isoform X1, with protein sequence MQPPSLLLPLLLLLCQPVVRTRGLQCGSFPEPCANGGTCLSLSQGQGTCQCAPGFLGETCQFPDPCQDAQPCQNGGSCHAFLPTLPGSPSTPSPMAPSFFCTCPSGFTGDRCQAQIRDPCSSFCSKMGRCHLQDSGRPRCSCMPGWTGEHCQLRDFCSANPCVNGGVCLATYPQIQCRCPPGFEGHACEHDVNECYLDPGPCPKGTTCHNTLGSFQCLCPAGREGPRCGLRPGPCTPRGCLNGGTCQLVPGRDSTFHLCLCPPGFTGPSCEVNPDDCAGHQCQNGGTCQDGLGTYTCLCPEAWTGWDCSEDVDECEVQGPPRCRNGGTCQNSAGDFYCVCVSGWGGAGCEENLDDCVAATCAPGSTCIDRVGSFSCLCPPGRTGLLCHMEDMCLSQPCHEEAQCSTNPLSGSTLCVCQPGYTGPTCHQDLDECQMAQQGPSPCEHGGSCLNTPGSFECLCPPGYTGSRCEADHNECLSQPCHRGGTCLDLLATFQCLCPPGLEGQLCEVEIDECASAPCLNQADCHDLLNGFQCICQPGFTGPRCEEDINECQSSPCANGGECQDHPGSFHCKCPPGFEGPRCQEEVDECLSGPCPTGASCLDLPGAFLCVCPSGFTGHLCEIPLCAPNLCQPKQKCQDQEDNAHCLCPDGNPGCVPTEDNCTCHHGHCQRSSCVCDGGWTGPECDTDLGGCVSTPCAHGGTCHPQPFGYNCTCPTGYTGPTCSEEVTACHSGPCLNGGSCSPSPGGYTCTCPLSHTGLRCQTSIDHCASALCLNGGTCVNKPGTFSCLCTPGFQGPRCEGRTRPSCADSPCRNMATCQDSPQGPRCLCPPGYTGGSCQTLMDLCAQKPCPQNSHCLQTGPSFQCLCLQGWTGPLCNLPLSSCQKVALSQGTEVSSLCQNGGVCIDSGPSHFCHCPPGFQGSICQDQVNPCESRPCQHGATCVAQPNGYLCQCAPGYSGQNCSEEPDACQSQPCHNQGTCISKPGGFHCACPPGFVGLRCEGDVDECLDRPCHPTGTAACHSLANAFYCQCLPGHTGQWCEVELDPCQSQPCAHSGSCEATAGPPPGFTCHCPQGFEGPTCSHRAPSCGLHHCHHGGLCLPSPKPGLPPRCACLSGYGGPDCLTPPAPSGCGPPSPCLNNGSCSETPGLGGPGFRCSCPASSPGPRCQRPGVKGCEGRSGDGACDAGCSGPGGNWDGGDCSLGVPDPWKGCPSHSRCWLLFRDGQCHPQCDSEECLFDGYDCETPPACIPAYDQYCRDHFHNGHCEKGCNTAECGWDGGDCRPEDGNSEWGPSLALLVVLSPSTLDQQLLALARVLSLTLRVGLWVRKDSEGKDMVYPYPGAQAEEELGGTPDPSQQERAAPQTEPTGKETDSLSTGFVVVMGVDLSHCGPERPASRCPWDPGLLLRFLAAMAAVGALEPLLPGPLLAAHPRAGTEPSANQLPWPVLCSPVVGVLLLALGALLVLQLIRRKRREHGALWLPPGFTRRPRTQPVSRRRRPPLGEDSIGLKALKAEADMDEDGVVMCSVPKEGEEVGQAEEMASPPKCQLWSLSSDCQELPQAAMLTPPQDSEMDVPDVDTQGPDGVTPLMSAVCCGGVESRTYQETWLGSPEPWEPLLEGGACPQVHTVGTGETPLHLAARFSRPTAARRLLEAGANPNQPDRAGRTPLHTAVAADAREVCQLLLRSRQTAVDARTEDGTTALMLAARLAVEDLVEELIAAQADVGARDKWGKTALHWAAAVNNARAARSLLQAGADKDAQDGREQTPLFLAAREGAMEVAQLLLGLGAAQGLRDQAGLTPGDVARQRNHWDLLTLLEGAGPPEARHKPTPGRGAGAFQRARTASGSVPPRGGGAVPRCRTLSAGARPQARTLSVDLAAHGGGAYSHCRSLSKGTGEGPPLRGRRFSAGMRGPRPNPAMVRGRPGVSAGSGGVAATVDWPCDWVPLGACGPASNTPIPPPCLTPSPERGSPQVAWGPPAHQVIPLNAGGEGQK encoded by the exons GTGAGCACTGCCAGCTTCGAGACTTCTGCTCAGCCAACCCCTGCGTCAATGGAGGAGTGTGTCTGGCCACCTACCCCCAGATCCAGTGCCGCTGCCCACCCGGCTTTGAGGGCCACGCCTGCGAACACGACGTCAACGAGTGTTACCTGGACCCGGGACCCTGCCCCAAGGGCACCACCTGCCATAACACCCTGGGATCCTTCCAGTGTCTCTGCCCCGCTGGGCGGGAGGGTCCACGCTGTGGACTCCGGCCGGGACCCTGCACCCCCAGGGGCTGTCTCAATGGGGGCACCTGTCAACTGGTTCCAGGGAGAGACTCCACTTTCCACCTGTGCCTCTGTCCCCCAG GCTTCACAGGCCCAAGCTGTGAGGTGAATCCAGATGACTGTGCTGGGCACCAGTGTCAGAACGGGGGCACCTGCCAGGATGGGCTGGGCACCTACACCTGCCTCTGCCCAGAGGCCTGGACAG GCTGGGATTGCTCTGAAGATGTGGACGAATGTGAGGTTCAGGGTCCCCCTCGCTGCAGAAATGGGGGTACCTGCCAGAACTCAGCTGGAGActtctactgtgtgtgtgtgagtggctGGGGAGGCGCCGGCTGCGAGGAGAACCTGGACGACTGTGTGGCCGCCACCTGTGCCCCCGGATCCACCTGCATTGACCGCGTGGGCTCCTTCTCCTGCCTCTGCCCGCCTGGGCGCACAG GCCTCCTGTGCCACATGGAGGACATGTGTCTGAGTCAGCCATGCCATGAGGAAGCCCAGTGCAGCACCAACCCCCTGAGTGGCTCCACACTCTGCGTATGTCAGCCAGGCTACACAGGGCCCACCTGCCACCAGGACCTGGACGAGTGTCAGATGG CTCAGCAAGGCCCCAGTCCCTGTGAACACGGCGGCTCCTGCCTCAACACGCCCGGCTCCTTCGAGTGCCTCTGTCCGCCTGGCTACACGGGTTCCCGCTGCGAGGCCGATCACAACGAGTGCCTGTCGCAGCCCTGCCACAGGGGCGGCACCTGCCTGGACCTGCTCGCCACCTTCCAGTGCCTCTGCCCACCAG GCTTAGAAGGGCAGCTCTGTGAGGTGGAGATAGACGAGTGCGCCTCGGCCCCCTGCTTGAACCAGGCTGACTGCCACGACCTGCTCAACGGCTTCCAGTGCATCTGCCAGCCGG gtttcACTGGCCCCCGGTGTGAGGAGGACATCAACGAATGTCAAAGCTCTCCCTGTGCCAATGGCGGGGAGTGCCAGGACCATCCTGGATCCTTCCATTGCAAGTGTCCCCCAG GCTTTGAAGGCCCACGCTGTCAGGAGGAGGTGGACGAGTGTCTGAGTGGCCCATGCCCCACCGGAGCCAGCTGCCTTGACCTCCCAGGAGCTTTCCTTTGCGTCTGCCCCTCTGGCTTCACAG GCCATCTCTGTGAAATTCCCCTGTGTGCCCCCAACCTGTGCCAGCCCAAACAAAAATGTCAGGATCAGGAGGACAATGCCCACTGCCTCTGCCCTGATGGAAACCCAGGCTGTGTCCCCACAGAAGACAACTGCACCTGCCACCATGGGCACTGCCAGAG ATCTtcatgtgtgtgtgatgggggttGGACAGGACCAGAGTGTGACACAGATCTGGGGGGCTGTGTCTCCACCCCCTGTGCCCACGGAGGGACCTGCCACCCCCAGCCCTTTGGCTACAACTGCACCTGCCCCACAGGTTACACAG GGCCCACTTGCAGTGAGGAGGTGACAGCCTGTCACTCAGGGCCCTGTCTCAATGGTGGTTCCTGCAGCCCCAGCCCCGGGGGCTACACCTGCACCTGCCCTCTGAGCCACACGGGGCTCCGCTGCCAGACCAGCATTGACCATTGTGCCTCTG caCTGTGCCTCAATGGGGGCACCTGTGTGAACAAGCCGGGCACCTTCTCCTGCCTCTGCACCCCAGGCTTCCAGGGCCCACGCTGCGAGGGAAGGACCCGTCCCAGCTGCGCAGACAG CCCCTGTAGGAACATGGCAACCTGCCAAGACAGCCCTCAGGGTCCCCGCTGCCTCTGTCCCCCTGGCTACACAGGAGGCAGCTGTCAG ACGCTGATGGACTTATGCGCCCAGAAGCCCTGCCCACAAAATTCCCACTGCCTCCAGACTGGGCCCTCCTTCCAGTGCCTGTGCCTCCAGGGATGGACTGGGCCTCTCTGCAACCTGCCGCTGTCCTCCTGCCAGAAGGTTGCTCTGAGCCAAG GCACAGAAGTCTCTTCCCTGTGCCAGAACGGAGGCGTCTGCATTGACAGCGGCCCCTCCCATTTCTGCCACTGTCCCCCTGGATTCCAAGGCAGCATATGCCAGGACCAGGTGAACCCCTGTGAGTCCAGGCCCTGCCAGCATGGGGCCACCTGCGTGGCCCAACCCAACGGTTATCTCTGCCAG TGTGCACCCGGCTACAGTGGACAGAACTGCTCAGAGGAACCGGACGCATGTCAATCCCAGCCCTGTCACAACCAGGGGACCTGTATCTCCAAACCCGGAGGCTTCCACTGTGCCTGCCCTCCAGGCTTTGTGGGGCTGCGCTGTGAGGGGGACGTGGATGAGTGTCTGGACCGGCCCTGTCACCCCACAGGCACTGCAGCCTGCCACTCTCTGGCCAATGCCTTCTACTGCCAGTGTCTGCCTGGACACACAG GCCAGTGGTGTGAAGTGGAGCTAGACCCCTGCCAGAGCCAGCCCTGTGCCCACAGCGGGTCATGTGAGGCCACAGCAGGGCCACCCCCAGGATTCACCTGCCACTGTCCCCAG GGTTTTGAAGGCCCCACCTGCAGCCACAGAGCCCCCTCCTGTGGTCTCCATCACTGCCACCATGGTGGCCTGTGTCTGCCCTCCCCCAAGCCTGGACTCCCACCCCGCTGCGCCTGCCTCAGTGGTTATGGGGGTCCGGATTGCCTGACCCCACCAGCTCCTTCAGGCTGTGGCCCTCCTTCTCCATGCCTAAACAATGGCAGCTGCTCAGAGACCCCCGGGCTGGGGGGCCCAGGCTTTCGCTGTTCCTGCCCTGCCAGCTCTCCAGGGCCCCGGTGTCAGAGGCCCGGAGTCAAGGGATGCGAGGGCAGAAGTGGAGATGGGGCCTGTGATGCTGGCTGCAGTGGCCCAGGAGGAAACTGGGATGGGGGGGACTGCTCCCTGGGGGTCCCAGACCCCTGGAAGGGCTGCCCCTCCCACTCCCGGTGCTGGCTTCTTTTCCGGGACGGGCAGTGCCACCCACAGTGTGACTCTGAAGAGTGTTTGTTTGATGGCTACGACTGTGAGACTCCTCCAGCCTGCAT TCCAGCCTATGACCAGTACTGCCGCGATCACTTCCACAATGGACACTGCGAGAAGGGCTGCAACACGGCAGAATGTGGCTGGGACGGGGGAGACTGCAGGCCGGAAGATGGAAATTCAGAGTGGGGGCCCTCCCTGGCCTTGTTGGTGGTGCTGAGCCCCTCAACCCTGGACCAGCAGCTGCTCGCCCTGGCCCGGGTGCTGTCCCTGACTCTGAGGGTAGGGCTCTGGGTGAGGAAGGACAGTGAAGGCAAGGACATGGTGTACCCCTATCCTGGAGCCCAAGCAGAAGAGGAGCTAGGAGgaaccccagacccctctcaGCAGGAGAGAGCAGCCCCCCAAACAGAGCCTACAGGCAAGGAGACAGATTCCCTGAGCACTGG GTTTGTGGTGGTGATGGGTGTGGACTTGTCCCACTGTGGCCCCGAGCGCCCTGCATCCCGCTGCCCCTGGGACCCTGGGCTCCTACTCCGCTTCCTTGCTGCAATGGCTGCAGTGGGGGCCCTGGAACCCCTACTGCCAGGACCCCTGCTGGCTGCCCACCCTCGTGCAGGCACCG AGCCCTCCGCCAACCAGCTTCCCTGGCCTGTACTGTGCTCCCCAGTGGTCGGGGTCCTTCTCCTAGCCCTCGGGGCTCTTCTCGTCCTCCAGCTCATCCGTCGCAAGCGCCGAGAGCATGGGGCCCTCTGGCTGCCCCCTGGGTTCACTCGCAGGCCCCGGACTCAGCCAGTTTCCCGCCGACGTCGACCCCCGCTGGGCGAGGACAGCATCGGCCTCAA GGCACTGAAAGCAGAGGCAGACATGGATGAGGATGGTGTTGTGATGTGCTCAGTCCccaaggaaggagaggaggtgggcCAG GCTGAAGAAATGGCCTCACCCCCCAAGTGCCAGCTCTGGTCTCTGAGCAGTGACTGCCAAGAGCTCCCCCAGGCAGCCATGCTGACTCCTCCCCAGGATTCTGAGATGGATGTCCCTGACGTGGACACCCAGGGACCTG ATGGGGTGACACCCCTGATGTCAGCAGTCTGCTGTGGGGGCGTGGAGTCCCGGACCTACCAGGAGACATGGCTGGGAAGTCCTGAGCCCTGGGAACCTCTGCTGGAGGGAGGGGCCTGTCCCCAGGTTCACACTGTGGGCACTGGGGAGACACCCCTGCACCTGGCTGCTCGATTCTCCCGGCCAACCGCTGCCCGCCGCCTCCTCGAGGCTGGAGCAAACCCCAACCAGCCAGACCGGGCAGGGCGCACCCCGCTTCACACGGCTGTGGCTGCTGATGCTAGGGAGGTTTGCCAG CTCTTACTCCGCAGCAGACAGACTGCAGTGGATGCACGGACAGAGGATGGGACCACAGCCCTGATGCTGGCCGCCAGGCTGGCTGTCGAAGACCTGGTTGAAGAACTGATTGCAGCCCAAGCAGATGTGGGGGCCAGAGACAAATGGG GAAAAACAGCGCTGCACTGGGCCGCCGCCGTGAACAACGCCCGGGCCGcccgctcccttctccaggcgggAGCCGATAAAGACGCACAGGATGGCAGG GAGCAGACGCCGCTGTTCCTGGCGGCCCGAGAAGGGGCGATGGAGGTAGCTCAGCTGCTGCTGGGGCTGGGAGCCGCCCAAGGACTACGGGACCAGGCCGGCTTAACACCCGGAGACGTCGCCCGTCAGCGCAACCACTGGGATCTGCTGACGCTGCTGGAAGGGGCGGGGCCACCGGAGGCGCGTCACAAACCCACGCCGGGCCGCGGCGCCGGCGCCTTCCAGCGCGCGCGGACCGCGTCCGGAAGCGTGCCCccgcgtgggggcggggctgtgCCGCGCTGCCGGACGCTGTCAGCCGGAGCCCGTCCGCAAGCCCGGACTTTGTCCGTAGACTTGGCCGCGCACGGGGGCGGGGCCTACTCGCACTGCCGGAGCCTATCGAAAGGAACAGGAGAAGGCCCGCCCCTCCGCGGCCGTAGGTTCTCAGCAGGCATGCGCGGGCCTCGGCCCAACCCTGCAATGGTGCGAGGAAGACCCGGGGTCTCGGCCGGGAGCGGGGGCGTGGCTGCAACTGTTGACTGGCCCTGCGACTGGGTGCCCCTGGGAGCCTGCGGCCCCGCTTCCAACACGCCAATCCCGCCTCCTTGCCTAACACCGTCCCCTGAGCGGGGATCCCCTCAAGTTGCCTGGGGTCCCCCAGCCCACCAAGTAATACCCTTAAATGCAGGAGGCGAGGGTCAAAAATAA